One genomic window of Candidatus Kuenenia stuttgartiensis includes the following:
- a CDS encoding B12-binding domain-containing radical SAM protein yields the protein MPLGACMVADATVRAGYHVQVLDLMFVRNPLRALCSSLDKIQPDVIGLSVRNIDNNDMLHPVAFYKDLKLLVDAIRTKTKAMLILGGAGAGVMPEQLLNYTGADWVITGNGEVVFPEVLDVLSKNEKPIHVPGIAWNDKTGFKINAHSGSNFLLNNVIPDFRRWINVPAYLSRFSTIPIQTKLGCHFQCVYCTYRKLEGISYRLCDSEQVANAIIELTKSGMKDIEFVDNVFNSPYGHALDICDSIAKTGINARFQTVELNPLFIDDKLLHVMERAGFVGIGITVESAADPVLERLKKGFTAREIYRSSEIIRKHTMPCLWIFMFGGPGETEDTVMETLDFAKRQIRPEDVALFMIGIRIYPGTELENIARSEDVLTVSPHNMLEPVFYFSPTIQLEWLLKTIRSAMSVHMNFMTPKAIGLPFLPALNRIGYWLGIKPPLWKNTRFIRRGLRYLGRDI from the coding sequence ATGCCCCTCGGAGCATGTATGGTTGCTGATGCCACTGTACGGGCTGGTTATCATGTTCAGGTATTAGACTTAATGTTTGTTCGTAACCCATTACGCGCCCTCTGTTCATCCCTCGATAAAATACAACCTGATGTCATAGGACTCTCTGTACGAAATATCGACAACAATGATATGTTACATCCGGTAGCGTTCTATAAAGATTTGAAACTACTTGTCGATGCAATTCGCACAAAAACGAAAGCTATGCTTATCCTGGGAGGTGCCGGTGCAGGGGTTATGCCAGAACAACTCCTCAATTATACCGGCGCAGATTGGGTAATCACAGGAAACGGAGAGGTTGTCTTTCCCGAAGTGTTGGATGTTCTTTCTAAAAATGAAAAGCCGATTCATGTGCCCGGTATTGCGTGGAATGACAAAACAGGTTTTAAAATAAATGCTCATAGTGGAAGCAATTTTTTATTGAACAACGTAATCCCTGATTTTCGTCGATGGATTAATGTGCCCGCGTATTTATCACGGTTTTCCACTATTCCCATTCAAACGAAACTCGGGTGCCACTTTCAATGTGTCTATTGCACGTATAGAAAACTTGAGGGCATTTCTTACCGGTTATGTGATTCTGAACAGGTAGCAAATGCGATTATTGAATTGACAAAAAGCGGTATGAAAGATATTGAGTTTGTAGACAATGTATTTAATTCCCCTTACGGACACGCACTGGATATCTGTGATTCGATTGCAAAGACTGGAATAAATGCCAGATTCCAAACGGTGGAGTTGAATCCTCTTTTTATTGACGATAAACTTCTTCATGTAATGGAACGTGCAGGTTTTGTTGGTATAGGCATTACCGTTGAAAGCGCTGCCGACCCCGTCCTTGAACGTTTAAAGAAAGGTTTTACCGCGCGTGAGATCTATAGGTCATCTGAAATAATCCGGAAACATACTATGCCTTGTTTATGGATATTTATGTTCGGCGGGCCAGGTGAAACGGAAGACACTGTTATGGAAACACTTGATTTCGCGAAAAGACAAATTCGCCCTGAAGATGTAGCGCTTTTTATGATAGGAATACGCATATATCCAGGTACTGAGCTTGAAAATATAGCACGGTCAGAGGACGTATTAACCGTTTCTCCCCATAACATGCTTGAACCGGTATTTTACTTTTCTCCAACCATTCAGTTGGAATGGTTATTGAAAACAATCCGTTCTGCCATGTCGGTACACATGAATTTTATGACTCCCAAAGCTATCGGTTTGCCGTTCCTTCCTGCTCTGAATCGTATAGGATATTGGCTGGGAATCAAACCTCCTCTCTGGAAAAATACACGATTCATTCGCAGAGGGCTTAGATATTTGGGTAGAGATATATAA
- a CDS encoding type III polyketide synthase, which translates to MFNENVSIASLSTVTPPYVIKQAEAEAFLAKHYASKLGPKSLARMKKIFAHPGVLCRHIATDNIECLVNEPPDSRITRFTNWAIELSSQAINDSLAQAGLTKDTITGLVVNTCTGYICPGISTYLIEKLGLSKRIRIHDLVGSGCGGSIPNLQICKDMIQSNGDGVVVSVSVEICSATFQMADDLSLIVSNAIFADGAAATVLWKRPGIFTLVASASRCDTHHREDIRYIYKNGQLHNQLSQKLPAIASKTVSQVVMDLLTPWKLKPEDIEHWAFHPGGEKVINAIRNELGLSESQLQPTRDVLARYGNMSSPTVLFVLQEIIRKSIAPGDWCVMVAFGAGLSAHGFLLRH; encoded by the coding sequence ATGTTTAATGAAAATGTATCTATAGCCTCATTATCTACAGTAACACCGCCGTATGTGATAAAACAGGCAGAAGCGGAAGCTTTTCTCGCAAAACATTATGCCAGTAAATTAGGGCCAAAAAGTCTTGCAAGAATGAAAAAGATTTTCGCTCATCCGGGTGTATTATGCAGACATATTGCAACAGATAACATTGAATGCCTTGTCAATGAACCTCCGGATAGTCGTATTACCCGTTTCACAAATTGGGCAATAGAGCTTTCGTCGCAAGCAATTAATGACTCCCTCGCACAGGCTGGTTTAACGAAAGATACCATAACAGGATTGGTAGTAAACACCTGTACCGGATACATTTGCCCGGGAATTTCTACATACCTTATAGAAAAGCTTGGTTTATCTAAACGAATAAGGATTCACGACCTTGTAGGAAGCGGTTGTGGCGGTTCTATCCCCAATCTACAGATTTGTAAAGATATGATACAGTCGAATGGAGATGGAGTGGTCGTAAGTGTTTCGGTAGAAATTTGCAGCGCAACATTTCAAATGGCAGACGATTTGAGTTTAATCGTCTCAAATGCGATCTTTGCTGACGGGGCAGCGGCAACCGTTCTATGGAAACGTCCTGGAATATTTACCTTGGTTGCTTCTGCCAGCAGGTGTGACACTCATCATCGCGAAGATATACGATACATATACAAAAATGGGCAATTGCATAACCAGCTTTCTCAGAAATTACCTGCGATTGCCAGTAAAACTGTTTCTCAGGTTGTAATGGACTTGCTAACACCCTGGAAACTAAAACCTGAGGATATTGAACACTGGGCCTTCCATCCGGGAGGGGAAAAAGTAATCAATGCTATCAGGAACGAGCTGGGACTTTCCGAATCACAACTACAACCAACCCGTGACGTTTTGGCGAGGTATGGAAACATGTCTTCCCCGACAGTATTGTTTGTGTTGCAAGAAATTATAAGGAAAAGCATTGCTCCCGGCGATTGGTGTGTAATGGTAGCGTTCGGCGCCGGGCTGAGCGCTCATGGATTTCTTCTTAGACATTAA
- a CDS encoding HU family DNA-binding protein codes for MNKQELVEYVANECSVSKTCGEKAVNAVLNGIKQGVKKSNEVRLIGFGTFSVKERKARKGRNPQTGAVINIKASKTVKFSVGQDFKKVVAKGGSASTGKMKKK; via the coding sequence ATGAATAAACAGGAGTTAGTTGAGTATGTTGCGAATGAATGTAGTGTTTCTAAGACTTGCGGAGAAAAGGCGGTAAACGCTGTATTGAACGGCATCAAGCAGGGAGTAAAGAAATCGAACGAAGTGCGTCTTATTGGTTTCGGAACCTTTTCAGTAAAAGAAAGAAAAGCACGAAAAGGAAGGAATCCCCAAACGGGAGCAGTTATTAATATTAAGGCAAGCAAAACTGTTAAATTCAGCGTAGGACAAGATTTTAAAAAGGTTGTAGCAAAAGGTGGTTCCGCTTCAACAGGAAAAATGAAAAAGAAGTAA